A stretch of the Rosa rugosa chromosome 5, drRosRugo1.1, whole genome shotgun sequence genome encodes the following:
- the LOC133710164 gene encoding mannosyl-oligosaccharide glucosidase GCS1, which produces MSGTGKRSTSSRSRVKPSKHANDDEDDGVSLRRRSRPNLRRRNDSSIRIFNVDLKIVLGLSVVAFFVIFFFIYNLINHVAQPQIPRVVTPFPAPKLMDLPQFQGEHKESLYWGTYRPHAYLGIRARTPRSLIAGLMWLGIQDGRYSLRHFCQDSDGLAQYGWTDHDGRTYGHQVIVDQEMKFATSFLKSKGEDSGYGGDWAVRLDVQNHKSNGNDELSRSAHLFFYLADEEGNALTVGEDTLGTYENSLLASGSRMDVGSWQLHLKSEDDLEVHYSGFKTPHIHNLSDLVQENLGLQVRKFNRLQLPDSSEDYPSILVFQISAKIPFKVDITFVSGTGLESSRVEKRVSSLTGTSLTSQLKEKQREFDSKFEKTFNLADKVDPESIIAGKAAIGNLLGGIGYFFGQSKIALPRDVNLASQDNSISYWPAELYTAVPSRPFFPRGFLWDEGFHQLLIWRWDTRISLDILGHWLDLMNIDGWIPREQILGAEALSKVPKEFVAQLPSNGNPPTLFLVLRELLHGLKKNQFTAPESNEISSFLKQAFVRLEAWFQWFNTTQSGKEIGTYYWHGRDHTTTRQLNPQTLSSGFDDYPRASHPSEDERHVDLRCWMLLAADCLHSISKLFEEDNKFGKEYDTTVKMLSDFEILNQMHYDDAYGAYFDFGNHTEKVRLRWKEMMVGHNYPTRELLREVLETPKLRLVPHIGYVSLFPFMGRIIPADSWILAKQLDLISNRSILWTDFGLRSLAKTSSIYMKHNTEHDAPYWRGPIWMNMNYMILSSLYHYSTEDGPYREKARTIYDDLRGNLIRNVVRNYHKTGFFWEQFDQRNGKGKGARVFTGWTSLVLLIMAEAYP; this is translated from the exons ATGTCTGGAACCGGAAAACGAAGCACTAGTAGTCGGAGCCGAGTCAAACCGTCCAAGCACGCCAACGACGACGAAGACGACGGCGTTTCTCTCCGCCGTCGTAGTAGGCCCAATCTCCGCCGCCGAAACGACAGCTCGATCAGAATCTTCAACGTCGATCTCAAAATCGTGCTAGGGCTCAGCGTCGTGGCCTTCttcgtcattttttttttcatctataACCTCATAAACCATGTCGCACAGCCTCAGATACCTAGGGTCGTCACGCCATTCCCTGCTCCGAAGCTCATGGACCTCCCTCAG TTTCAAGGTGAGCATAAGGAGAGCTTGTATTGGGGAACGTATCGGCCTCATGCTTATCTCGGAATCCGAGCTAG GACTCCTCGGTCTTTGATTGCTGGATTAATGTGGCTGGGTATACAGGACGGGAGATATTCCCTGCGGCATTTTTGCCAAGATTCTGATGGTCTGGCCCAATATGGTTGGACAGATCATGATGGCCGCACTTATGGACATCAAGTCATTGTTGACCAGGAAATGAAGTTTGCCACTAGTTTCTTGAAATCGAAGGGGGAAGACAGTGGTTACGGGGGAGACTGGGCAGTTCGACTTGATGTACAAAACCACAA ATCTAATGGCAATGATGAACTTTCGAGAAGCGCACatctctttttctatttggctgATGAAGAGGGAAATGCTCTAACTGTAGGAGAAGACACATTGGGAACTTATGAGAATTCCCTCCTTGCATCTGGTTCTCGTATGGACGTTGGAAGTTGGCAGCTGCATCTAAAATCAGAA GATGATTTGGAAGTTCATTATTCTGGTTTTAAGACGCCTCATATTCACAACTTATCTGATCTTGTCCAGGAAAATCTTGGACTACAA GTAAGGAAATTTAATCGACTGCAGCTACCTGACTCATCTGAAGATTATCCAAGTATTCTGGTTTTTCAG ATTTCCGCTAAGATTCCTTTCAAGGTGGATATCACATTCGTATCTGGAACTGGTTTGGAAAGTTCAAGAGTAGAGAAACGTGTCAGCAGCCTTACAG GTACTTCGCTAACCAGCCAACTGAAAGAGAAGCAAAGAGAatttgactcgaagtttgagaAGACCTTTAACCTAGCTGACAAG GTTGATCCTGAATCTATTATTGCTGGTAAGGCTGCTATTGGAAACTTGTTGGGTGGCATCGGCTATTTCTTTGGCCAGTCAAAAATTGCCCTCCCTAGGGATGTAAAT CTGGCAAGTCAGGATAATTCTATTTCATATTGGCCTGCCGAGCTTTACACAGCTGTTCCAAGTCGACCTTTCTTTCCAAGGGGATTTTTGTGGGATGAAGGCTTTCATCAGCTCTTGATCTG GCGTTGGGATACACGCATTTCCTTGGACATCTTAGGACACTGGTTAGATCTTATGAACATTGATGGATGGATTCCACGTGAGCAAATTTTAGGTGCTGAAGCTCTCAG TAAAGTCCCCAAGGAATTTGTTGCTCAGCTTCCATCAAATGGAAATCCACCAACTCTATTTTTAGTATTACGTG AACTACTTCATGGTTTAAAGAAAAATCAGTTTACTGCTCCTGAAAGCAATGAGATCTCTTCATTCCTAAAACAGGCTTTTGTTCGCCTAGAAGCATGGTTTCAGTGGTTCAACACTACCCAGTCAG GAAAAGAAATCGGCACCTACTACTGGCATGGAAGAGACCATACAACAACGCGGCAACTAAATCCGCAG ACACTGTCATCTGGGTTTGATGATTATCCTCGTGCTTCTCACCCAAGTGAGGATGAACGTCATGTAGATCTTAGATGCTGGATGCTTCTTGCAGCAGATTGCTTGCATTCCATTTCGAAGCTTTTTGAGGAGGATAACAAATTTGGAAAG GAGTATGATACTACAGTTAAGATGCTCTCGGATTTTGAAATTCTGAATCAG ATGCATTATGACGATGCGTATGGAGCTTACTTTGATTTCGGGAATCATACAGAAAAG GTTCGTTTAAGGTGGAAGGAAATGATGGTGGGACACAACTATCCAACTCGAGAGCTTTTACGGGAAGTATTGGAAACTCCCAAGCTGAGACTGGTTCCTCACATTGGCTATGTTAGTCTTTTCCCCTTCATGGGAAGGATTATTCCAGCT GATTCGTGGATTCTGGCGAAACAGCTAGATCTTATATCAAACCGGAGTATCTTGTGGACAGATTTTGGACTGCGTtctcttgcaaaaacaag CTCCATCTATATGAAACATAACACAGAGCATGACGCTCCTTATTGGAGGGGTCCAATATGGATGAACATGAATTACATGATTCTTTCATCACTCTATCATTACTCCACAG AGGATGGGCCATATAGAGAAAAGGCAAGAACCATCTATGATGACTTGAGAGGCAATTTGATTAG AAATGTGGTTCGGAATTACCACAAAACTGGGTTCTTCTGGGAACAGTTTGATCAGAGAAATGGCAAGGGTAAGGGGGCACGCGTATTTACTGGTTGGACATCTCTTGTCTTGTTAATCATGGCAGAAGCTTACCCATAG
- the LOC133710047 gene encoding uncharacterized protein LOC133710047, translated as MGNCVPVHKSKDSASKLRCSSYSRTECVLIQKPIQETADCTPRPHVTGFPELSDEEDVHFCSDPWVESDVEDFFSVNNDLTPSRSDTPIHKNSEIIEVETPNLINHKNKSKVQPVKQLIELFNESFAADEAGGHQQMHYGSEAESSLSDLPRSSANVSPYHYSVANLVSGARTRKATQFAQCFLPKLVQIISFSQRKRC; from the exons ATGGGAAATTGTGTTCCGGTTCACAAGTCCAAAGACTCGGCCTCAAAACTCCGATGCTCAAGCTATTCGAGGACAGAATGCGTCCTGATTCAAAAGCCTATTCAAGAAACCGCAGACTGTACACCGAGGCCGCATGTGACTGGTTTTCCAGAACTAA GTGATGAAGAGGATGTACATTTTTGTTCCGACCCCTGGGTAGAATCTGATGTTGAAGATTTCTTCAGTGTTAACAACG ATCTTACCCCATCTAGAAGTGATACTCCAATCCACAAAAACAGTGAAATTATAGAAGTGGAAACCCCCAACTTGATAAACCACAAAAACAAATCCAAGGTTCAACCGGTTAAGCAACTGATTGAATTGTTTAATGAAAGCTTTGCCGCTGATGAGGCCGGTGGCCATCAACAGATGCATTATGGGTCAGAAGCTGAATCTTCCCTATCTGACCTACCACGAAGTTCAGCGAATGTAAGCCCCTATCATTATTCGGTGGCAAATTTAGTTTCGGGTGCCAGGACAAGAAAAGCTACACAGTTTGCGCAGTGCTTCCTGCCAAAGTTGGTGCAGATCATCAGCTTCAGTCAGAGGAAGAGATGCTGA
- the LOC133710048 gene encoding uncharacterized protein LOC133710048, with protein sequence MSALFNFHGFLAVVLLVICTCTYVKIAYPPLLVKKDGFRGLFWKAARIGERLSPWVALGCFIMGVSILL encoded by the exons ATG TCGGCACTCTTCAATTTTCATGGCTTTCTAGCAGTGGTGCTGTTGGTAATCTGTACCTGCACCTATGTGAAAATTGCATATccgccacttcttgtaaagaaaGATGG GTTCCGTGGTTTATTTTGGAAGGCGGCCAGAATAG GTGAGCGCTTAAGCCCCTGGGTGGCCCTGGGTTGCTTCATAATGGGCGTGTCAATTCTCCTTTAA
- the LOC133709553 gene encoding F-box/kelch-repeat protein At1g67480, producing MPDFVSGKKRFKEPNMCLTTLLKQDTPIHSKSYRNLSSEATDDFDTPILPGLPDDISKCCLALVPRSDFRSMSFVCKKWRHFIQSKEFTTIRQLAGLLQEWLYVLTTDSEGKESHWEVMDCLGHMHLILPPMPGPTRSGFGVVVLSGKLVIVGGFSVINGTAVASSEVYHYDSCINRWSKLAEMNVARYDFACAELSGLVYAVGGYSTDGNILSSAEVYNPETDTWTLIESIRRPRYGCFACGFEGKLYVMGGRSSFTIGNSKFVDVYDPKTHTWCQMKNGCVMVTTQAVLEKKLFCMEWKNQRKLSIFNPEDNSWKMVQIPLTGSTSIEFRFGILGEKLLLFSLEQEPGYRTLMYDPNAAPGSEWQTSEVKLSGPCLCSVRITV from the exons ATGCCTGATTTTGTGAGTGGAAAGAAGAGATTCAAAGAACCAAATATGTGTTTAACCACTTTGCTCAAGCAAGATACACCAATCCATTCAAAAAGCTATCGTAATTTGAGTTCTGAAGCCACAGATGATTTCGACACCCCCATTCTACCTGGACTGCCAGATGACATATCGAAATGTTGCCTTGCCCTTGTTCCTCGTTCAGACTTCCGTTCTATGAGTTTTGTGTGTAAGAAATGGAGGCATTTTATTCAAAGCAAGGAATTTACAACTATCCGACAATTAGCTGGGTTGCTTCAGGAGTGGCTCTATGTGTTAACCACGGATTCTGAAGGAAAGGAAAGCCATTGGGAGGTTATGGATTGCCTTGGACATATGCACCTCATTCTTCCTCCAATGCCTGGTCCAACAAGATCTGGGTTTGGGGTGGTAGTTCTCAGCGGAAAGCTTGTTATTGTAGGTGGTTTTTCTGTGATCAATGGGACTGCTGTGGCATCATCAGAAGTCTACCATTATGATTCTTGTATCAACAG GTGGAGCAAATTAGCAGAGATGAATGTGGCTCGATATGACTTTGCTTGTGCAGAACTATCTGGCCTGGTTTACGCAGTTGGAGGCTATAGTACAGATGGCAACATCCTATCTAGTGCTGAGGTGTACAATCCTGAGACTGATACTTGGACCTTGATAGAGAGTATTCGCCGGCCAAGATATGGTTGTTTTGCATGTGGATTTGAGGGAAAGCTGTATGTTATGGGTGGAAGGTCAAGCTTCACTATTGGCAATTCAAAGTTTGTTGATGTCTATGATCCCAAGACCCACACATGGTGTCAGATGAAGAATGGTTGTGTTATGGTCACTACTCAGGCTGTGCTGGAAAAGAAGCTCTTCTGTATGGAGTGGAAGAACCAGCGGAAACTTTCAATTTTCAATCCTGAGGACAATTCCTGGAAGATGGTGCAAATTCCACTGACAGGAAGCACTAGTATTGAATTTCGATTTGGGATACTGGGTGAGAAACTTCTACTGTTCTCACTAGAGCAGGAACCTGGTTACCGTACTCTGATGTATGATCCAAATGCAGCTCCAGGATCAGAGTGGCAGACTTCAGAGGTAAAGCTGTCTGGTCCGTGCTTGTGCTCTGTTAGAATCACGGTGTGA
- the LOC133709535 gene encoding nuclear pore complex protein NUP54 — MFGAQSSSSPFGAQTSSSPFGAFGTPSSTFGTPASTSAFGTPAFGTPSTTPSFFTPSSTPAFGTPTTSSFSTGGFGASLFSSAFSTQTQQQQQTPSFQQQAPSTGGFGTQNPFGTPQQQQTPSFQSPSFPTQLTTQMAPVAPLPYSLADRDIQAIVDAYKNEPGNPKYAFKHLLFSVTDPQFRVKPAGVSDIMWAEAMGKLEGLSSTDRERLWPELVQGFKDLSQRLKLQDEVILSDAERLQMTQSNVKMLQRHFQADTIPRIERMRQKEQGLERRLLRVMRILEALEGKGFRLPLMKGEAELAEKLASITRQLKGPGAELSSRVQNLRTISRVQANSIGAGGFVSLPGSTKIHEQSLADMQEVLQQQTEAIARLGNVLKRDIRDMEIIMAEEPDTTDNMC; from the exons ATGTTCGGAGCTCAATCGTCGTCTTCTCCCTTCGGAGCCCAAACGTCCTCTTCTCCCTTCGGAGCCTTCGGCACTCCGTCTTCAACCTTCGGCACTCCGGCTTCGACCTCCGCCTTCGGGACTCCAGCCTTCGGCACTCCCTCGACGACCCCGTCCTTCTTCACTCCTAGTTCCACCCCCGCCTTCGGAACTCCCACCACGTCGTCGTTTTCCACCGGCGGCTTCGGGGCCTCCTTGTTCTCCAGCGCCTTCTCTACTCAGACTCAGCAGCAACAGCAAACGCCGTCGTTTCAGCAACAAGCTCCCTCCACCGGTGGATTTGGGACTCAGAATCCGTTCGGTACGCCACAGCAGCAGCAGACGCCGTCGTTTCAGAGTCCCTCCTTTCCTACTCAATTGACCACTCAGATGGCTCCCGTGGCTCCTCTCCCTTACTCTCTCGCCGATCGTGACATTCAG GCAATTGTTGACGCTTATAAGAATGAGCCTGGTAACCCTAAATATGCTTTTAAG CATCTGTTGTTTAGTGTAACTGATCCGCAGTTTAGGGTGAAGCCTGCTGGTGTATCGGAT ATAATGTGGGCAGAGGCTATGGGGAAGCTTGAAGGTCTATCAAGTACTGACAGGGAACGGCTGTGGCCTGAGCTTGTTCAGGGTTTTAAGGATCTTTCACAACGCCTGAAG CTCCAAGATGAAGTCATACTTTCGGATGCTGAGAGACTGCAAATGACCCAAAGCAACGTGAAGATG CTTCAAAGACATTTTCAAGCTGACACTATTCCTCGGATTGAAAGAATGAGACAGAAGGAGCAAGGTCTTGAAAGGCGCCTGTTGAGG GTAATGAGAATACTGGAGGCACTAGAGGGCAAAGGTTTCCGATTGCCTTTAATGAAAGGGGAAGCTGAGTTGGCTGAGAAGTTAGCTTCAATAACTAGACAG TTGAAAGGACCTGGAGCTGAGCTTTCTAGCAGGGTACAAAACCTGCGAACTATATCCCGAGTCCAGGCAAATTCTATTGGTGCTGGTGGTTTTGTTTCTCTTCCAGGATCAACCAAAATACATGAACAGAGTCTTGCTGATATGCAAGAG GTCTTACAACAACAGACTGAGGCTATTGCAAGACTTGGCAATGTTTTGAAGCGTGATATTAGGGATATGGAGATTATAATGGCTGAGGAGCCAGACACTACAGATAATATGTGTTAG